A single Natranaerobius thermophilus JW/NM-WN-LF DNA region contains:
- a CDS encoding DUF951 domain-containing protein, which yields MEYDLNQVVRMKKPHPCGANLWKIIRLGADIRIKCLNCGRSVMIPRAKFEKRVKKILSQDEIDQGLSELKEKN from the coding sequence ATGGAATATGATTTAAATCAAGTGGTACGGATGAAGAAACCACATCCGTGTGGAGCAAATCTATGGAAGATAATTCGCTTAGGAGCCGATATTAGAATAAAATGTCTAAATTGTGGCCGTAGTGTCATGATCCCCAGGGCAAAATTTGAAAAACGGGTTAAAAAAATATTGTCACAAGATGAAATTGATCAGGGACTGTCTGAACTAAAGGAAAAGAATTAA